AGGCCCCGCAGTCGGCCCTCCTCATCCACGACGGGGAGCTTCTCGATGCGGTGGCGGTGCAGGATCTCTTTCGCCTCTTCCAACGTGGTGCCGAGCGGCACGGTGATGAGGCCCTGGCGAGTCATCAGGCCGCCGATTTCCTGATCGAGATCCACCTGGAAGCGAATGTCCCGATTCGTCAGGATGCCGACGAGCTTGCCATTTTCCGTAATCGGCACGCCGCTGATGTGATAGCGTTCCATGATCTCGACGGCGTCGGCCAACGGTCGGCTGGGCTCGAGGGTGATCGGGTCCACGATCATGCCGGATTGGCTTCGCTTGACCGTATCGACCTCGCGCGCCTGCTCCTCGATGGAGAAGTTGCGATGGATGATGCCGATGCCCCCCTCGCGGGCCATCGCGATCGCCAGGCGCGCCTCCGTGACGGTGTCCATGGCAGCGGAAACGATGGGGATACGGAGCCCGATTTCGGGGGTGAGGTGGGTCGCGGTCGATACTTCGGTCGGCAGCACGGACGATCGGCCCGGCACCAGGGTCACGTCGTCAAATGTCAGCCCCTCGCGCGCAAACCTGTCGCTCACCGCCGCCATTTCGACCCCCATATGAAAAACGCACCCCGCCCTCGCGGGGTGCGCCCAGGCCCTGGTTGCCTCGTCCGTCGCATGACCGATTATATCAGGCAGCGGAAGCCAGCCGACTGGGAAATGACGAGCAGTCGGCCCCCGATCGGCGCGGGGACCCCAGGGAAATCAGGCGAAGCTGTCCCGCAGCGCCTTCACGACGGGCTCCCACTGAGCTAGGCGCGCATCTTCGCCCGCGTCGTCGTGGAAGCGAAACGACGAGGTCACCTGCGCGCCCGGCTCGGCGTCCTGCAGCACGTGGCGCGGGCGGAAGGTGAACACGGCAAGCCCCTTCAGCGCAGGAGCGTCGGTGGCGAAGGGCTCGACGTCACCTTTCACGTAGTATCCGGCGCCGTCCTGGGCGTGGCAGAGGGTCGCCTGGGGCGTGGCGCGCAGGTTTCGGGACGCGGTCGACTCGGCGTAGAGGGCGAGCCGCATCGTCGACGGGTCGCCGGCGACGATCTCGCCCGGTGTGACGATCATCGGGTGGGGATAGCCGTCAGCTCCCTGGGTAACCAAGACGCACGCCTCGCCCATCTTCGCACGCAGCTCGTTTCCAGAGAAGTACCTCACCAGCGCGTCCGGCAGGCGCGGCCCGAGATTCGTCGACATCCATGTGCTCCGAGGGAATTTTCCGCCATGGTATACTTTCGCCAGCCCCTGAGCAATCGGGCGGCTGTGTGGGAGGAAGGGCGACCGCTCCGACCACGTCGGAGAGGAAAGTCCAGACAGCACAGAGCAGAGTGCCTGGCGCAAGCCAGGACCGGGCAACCGGTGGTTAGAGCCACAGAGACGAGTGTCCCGACGATGTCGGGCGGTGAAACGGGCAATCCCCCTCGCTGCAACCCGAAGCATGGCTGATGACGCTGCTCGCCGAGGCCAGGGTGCGGGGCATCCGCTACACGCGGACGGAGCCGTTCGTGGCTCCGAGACAGATGGTCGCCACCAACAGAATCTGGCTTACTCTCCTCCCGCACGCCATTCCGAACGCCCGATGTGCAACGCGACCCGCGCCTTCGCAGCCGGTATCTCGCCTATCTCGTTGACCTGACCAACGGCCCGCTGGGCCGCACCGCAGCCAAATTGGCTCGCGGGGCGCAACCCGAAAGGGACGTGCGCCAATTGTTGACCAATTGCTACTTGGGTATCCTAGGAGATCGACGATCCACAGGTACCCGCACCCGCGGAGGAGTTTGTGATCGAGACGTTCCGAGACCTGGGTCGCGACATGTTCCTAACCGGGCTCGTCAGCTCGCACACGGGAACGATGAGCGTGCGAACCAACGGAATGATGACGATGTCCCGACGCGGCGCGATGCTGGGCCGGCTGGCCGCGGAGGACCTCATCGAGTTTGACGTCGATGGGGATGCCCCGGAAGACGCGCCCGACGACGCGATCGTCCACCAGGCCATCTATCGAGGCACCGATGCCCTCGCGGTCATCTATGCTCGACCGCCGGCCACCATGGCCCTCGCGCTCGTCGAAGACCGCCTGTCCCCGGCCAACGGGGAGGGAGCGGAGATGCTCGGCAGCGCGCCCGTGCTGATTTCGCAGCGCGCCATCACGTCGTCCGACGTCGCGCAGCTCGTCGCCCGGACCCTGCGGGAGAATCGCGTCGCCGCGCTCCGCGGGCAGGGAGTATTCGCGCGCGGCGCCGACCTGAAGGACGCGCTTCATATGGTGTCGCTCCTGGACGAGATGTGCCGCGTTGTCCAGATCTTCCGTACCCTCTCGCGGGAAGAGGCGCAGCCAGCGGCGCGCGAATGGCACGAACGCCAGAACTCGCTGAGTCCTTACCGAGACCGCTCGAAGAGCGACGGAGCGCCCGGACGCCGGCCGCCGACGCATACAGCCCCATCGCGCGGAACGAACGTCGGACCGCGACGGGGAGATGGCGCCGGCCCCCGCCAGCCGACGGACCCGCGCAATGGCGGCGGGCGACGCCCCCGAGGGCCGCACCGGTAGCCCGGCCTTCACGCTCGAGGGAGCGCCAGCCACGGCTCCGCGAGATCCCGGTACCGGGTCGCCCGGAGCGCCCGTCTGTTATCCAACGTCGGACGGCGCGGGGCTGGGTGGCCGAAACGCTTGCTCGCTGAAGTCCCGCACGACGCCGGTCCGACGGGAGCTGACCGCGAAGAACGCGACGACGAGGATGCCCGAAATTAGGACGGTGATCGACGGACCAAAGTGGTCAGTCGTCCACCCCGCCGGCACCATGGCGAGCGGCGACGAGCTCCACAGCATCTGGTAGATCGCCATCACCCGACCGCGAAACTGATTCGCCACCATGAGGTTCACGATGGTTTGGCCCATCGCCATGGTGATGGCCTGCGTCAGACCGGTCACCGCGAGGGCGATGAGCGCCGTGGGCATCGCGCGCGACGTGGCAAAGACGATGAGGGCGACGCCGGAGAACATCCCGACGCTCATCATGATCATGCCCTTCCGCGGGTGAGTGCTGAGCGCGGCAGTGATGAAGGCGCCAACCATCGAACCAATTCCAACCGCGGTAACCATCTTCGCCAACCCGGGCCCGCCGACGTCGAGCACCACATCCGCGAACACAGGCAGGAGCTGCGAGTACACGATCTCCAGGTAGATCGGGATGATGGCGATGGCCATGACGCCGCGGATGGGCGCGGACGTCTTGATGTACTGAACACCCTCGATGAGGTTCGCCCAGATCGAAGCACGGTCCGGCTCGTCCCGATCCAGCCTGCCACCGGCGGGGCCGATGCGGGTGACCCACCCCATCGCCACGACGAGCAGGCCGGCCTGGACCGCGTAGCACGGGCCGATGCCCCACTGCGCGAGGATCAGTCCGGCGAGCGACGGCCCCAGGATGCGCGAGATGTTGAAGGAGATCGAGTTGAGGGCGATCGCGTTGGCGATCCGCGCGCGGCCGGCGAGCTGCGGGGCGAGGGACTGCCGCGCCGGCATATTCGCCGAGTCCGCGATGCCGCCCACGCAGGCGATGAGCATGAGGTGCCAGGGCTGGATGCGATCCGTCGTGACGAGGAAGAACAGCGTGAGGGCATTGCCCATCAGCACGAACTGGCTTGTCGCGATGATCCGGCGCCGGTCCCAGCGATCGGCGAGGACGCCGCCCGGAAGCGTGAGGAGCAGATTCGGGATGGCGCGGGATGCGGCGACCAGTCCGAGAAACGTCGCGGAACCGGTGATCTGAAAGGCCAGCCAGCCCTGCGCCACCTGCTGGATCCAGATGCCAATCTGGCTCGAGAAGTTGCTGGCGAAGAGATATCGGAAGTCGCGAACGGCGAGGGCGGAGAAGGCCGACCCGATGGGGTCGACGACGCGGGCGCGGGACATGCGCCTCCAGCTCGATATCGAATGTGCGTGGTAGGCGGAAGCCTACCAGATGGGGGGAAGCCACGCCCCCGCCGGCGTCGCTTTTCGGGTCGCCCGCGACCGTGCTATGGTCTGGAGCGGTCGAACCGCGGGACCGGGCGCAGGTCTGGTCCCCCGGGCGAACCGCGCGAACGTCCGACCGAAGAGGAGGCCGAGATGCTCGACTTCGCCCTATGGGACGCGGTTGCGTCCGCGGAGAGCAGCGCCGACGTCGCCGACGTATACGAGGAGCACATTCGGCTGGCCCAGCGCATCGAAGAGCTGGGATGGCACTCGTATTTTGTCATCGAGCATCAGAGCGCCGGGACCATCACCGCCCCATCGGTCTATCTGACGGCGGTGGCGCGCGCCACGAGTCGGCTGCGGTTCGGCGCGATGATCTGGCAGCTTCCCTTCTACCACCCCATCCGGCTGGCGGAAGAGGTGGCCATGCTCGACCAGCTTTCCCACGGCCGCGTCGAGTTCGGGACGGGGACCGGCGTCCACGAGCACGAGTTTCTCCGCTGGGGCGTGAACTATTACGAGCGGGCGAGCATGGCGGAGGAAGTGCTGACCATCGTGAAGATGGCCTGGACGCAGGACGAGGTCACATACGACGGCAAGTACTTCCACCTCGACGAGGTGATTCCCCGGCCCAAGCCCTACCAGCGGCCGCATCCGCCCATCTGGGCGGCCGTGCACAGCGAGAGCTCCGTCGAGTACGCGGCGCGCCACAACTACAACATCGCCAAGAACCTCGACACCGACGAGGTGGTCGAGCGGAAGTTCAATCTCTACCGCAAGGTGTGGCACGAAAGCGGACACTCCGGGCCGATGCCGCGCATCTTTCTGATGCGCCAGGTCCACGTGGCCGAGACCGACGAGAAGGCCCACGAGCAAGCGCGCCAGTACCTTGCCACCGGCACGGTGCGGGTGGGCGGCGGCCCCATCGCCGGCACGCGGATCGGGTGGGGAAGCCATCCGCGCGGGATGGGCGCGGACAGCGAGAAGCCCGACGCGGTGGCGCGCGCCGCGACCATGGCCGAGGCTGCCCGGAGCTACGAGTTCAACATCGAGCATGGGCTGGCGCTCGTCGGGAGTCCGGAGACCGTGGTGAGACAGCTCGAGGCCGGGCAACGCCGGCTGGGCTACGATCTGTTCTGCGCCAACCACCAGATCGGCCGGATGCCGAAAGGTTTGGTTGACCGATCCATCGAGCTGTTCGGCCGGGAGGTCATCCCCGCGTTCAAGGGTGTCGCGGCGGAAGCGTAGTCGACGCGGAGCCTATGCGAAGAGACGTGCCACGATTCCGCGAGGGGCGGGCGGAGGTTCAGGTTCGGGGTGTTGACGGGGCCAGGACCCGCGCCGGCGGCCGGATATACTCAGGGCTCATGCGCGGAAAAATCAGCGGTATCGGCGCCCGTTACTGTCATCATTGTTGTCACGACCGGCAACCCCTCCCGGGTCATTCCCAAAGGTACCAGTCATTATCTCGCGATGAATCCAATGGACCATTCTCAGCCGGGATGGCGGAACGGCAGACGCAGCGCTCTTAAAAAGCGCGGCCGAAAGGCGTGTGGGTTCGAGTCCCACTCCCGGCACCGCTCCTGTTCCTGTACCGAAATTTGCTCGAGCCGTGCCGGATTTGCCCCCCCTCGACCGCCTTTGGCCTGCGCGAGTGGACCGTCGGACATCCAGCCCAAGAAACCGCTTCATCCGCACATGGAACGCCCCCGCAACCGGCGCACGCCGGGGGGCGCGGTAGACCAACTGATTGCGGAGGTGGCCCACGTGACCCGTGTTGCGAATGCCTCCTCCGACTCTCCAATACGCCCCAAGCGCAAGCAGACTGGCGGCAAGCGCGCCCACCATGTTGGCTCGTTCTACCAGCGGTCGGACGGCTTGTGGATCGGTTCCCTCCCCCTCGGCGCCCGACCGGCCGGGAAGCCCGATCGGCGCAAGATGGCGGCGAGGTCCCGCGCCGAGATGAAAGACAAGCTCGATGGCCTGTGGAAGCAGGCCCTGGAAGGCTCGCTCCCCGAGCCGTCGACCTGGCAACCGGCGGACTCATCAACATGGCGTTGAAGCAGGCGATGGGCGACGGGCTCCGGGACGCGTCCGAGCGGATGCAGCAGGCAATGGGGCGGGCGCGTCAAGGCTGACTGTCTGCGCGGTCCGCGAACGATGCCCGCTACGACTCGTATCGGGTCGAGGAACAGAGGTTCCGGGGCCGGGCTATCGCCCAAGGACTAAGGTGAGATACTCGGCACGGCTCATGGGGCAGCATTACCGCTTCCACACGGGTCAGGGCCCCAGTCTCACAATCCCAGAACGAAGGCAGCGCCTGGCCGTTCAACAGTTCCCGGATTTCCGTCTCGGCGGAACGTTGTGCAAGGTCGTGTGTCCCCAGCCGGTTGCCGTCCCGACTGGTTCCGCTTATCCTGGGCTGCTGGACCAAACGACGCGTGCCCCGACGTCCAGCGGAGGCGACCAATGAGGCAGACGCAGACCAGAGACGACCGGAACGCCGGTCGGGCGCGCAAGGACCCACCGAGAAGCATGCAGCCCCCGAGCGAACGCGATCTGACGAGCGCCGTCGCGGCGCTGGCGCCACTGGTGGCTGCGCATTGCGACGCCGACCAGCGCGACCGGCGCTTGGCGAAGCCCCTCGTCGCGGCCCTTCGCGCCTCCGGCCTCTTGCGACTCTGGATGCCCCGCGAGCTCGGGGGGCTCGAAGCGGACCCGGAAACCGTGATCACGCTCCTCGAGTCCATTGCCGCGCTGGATGGCTCCGTCGGGTGGAACTTCCTCGTCGGCATCACCCATGGCTCCTTCGGCGCGTACTTGACGGAGGAGGCAGCCCGCACCATCTGGGGACGAGACCCGGACGTGATCATCGCCAGCAGCTTCGGCCCGACCGGCCGCGCCGTCGTCGTGGATGGTGGCTACCGGGTGACCGGCCGCTGGAGCTTTGCCAGCGGCATCCACCAGGCGGACTGGCTCTGCGGCGGCTGCGTGATCGCCGACGGCGATCAGCCGCGATCGGGCTCGGACGAGAACCCGGAGCGACTCCTCCTGTTCTTCCGCGCCGAGGACGCGGAGATCCTGGACACCTGGCATACCGGCGGGCTCCGCGGAACGGGCAGTCAGGACTTCACGGTTCGGGACCTCTTCGTTCCCCACGGCTACGGGTTCGATTTGCTCCGCACGACCGGCCGCGTTGACGGTCCACTGTATCGCCGACCGTTTCTCGCGGAGGGCAACCTGCACGGCGTGGCCTTCGCGGCGGTCGCGTTGGGGATCGCCCGGCACGCGATCGAGGCCTTCGTCGATCTGGCCGGCGGCAAGGTGCCCGCGGGCCGCTCACGAACGCTCCTGCGGGACCGACCGCTCGCGCAGCTCCAGGTCGCCCAGGCCGAAGCGCTGGTCCTGGCCGCGCGCGCCTTTCTCCTGGATGCGACCCGAAAGGCCTGGGCGTCCATACTGGAGCACGGCGCGGCGAGCGATCTCGAGCTCGCGCGCGTAAGGCTCGCGCTCGTCCACGCCGGCGAGAGCAGCCTAAGGGCCACGGAGATGATGCACCGGGCGGGCGGAAGCAGCGCCGTGTACGCCAAATCCGCGCTCGACCGCTGCCTGCGCGACGCGCACGCGGCATCACAGCACATCCAGATGAACCCGGAACACTACTTCACCGTGGGCGCGATCTTGCTGGGCCAGTCCGGCGCGCGCCGCGAGACGCCTCCGCCCTCCTCCCCCTAACGGCAGCTTCCGAAACATCGTCGATCCGACGATGGGGCAGCCCCAAGCAACGTACGCGCGTGCGTCCGCTTCATGGGGCGCCAGAGTTCGCGCGAACCGGGGCGCTCGCTGGTCCGCCGCCCATGAGGGTCCGGTCGAGCGCTGGGACCGGCCGGCGTTCCCGGATAGACTCGGCCGAATCTCCGCGTGGCGCCAGCCGCCATCGCGTCAACATGGAGCGCCGATGTATGCAGTGATCAGGGGGGTCGTGGCTTCCGTCGCCCTGGCGGGGCTGGCCCTGGGGGCTTGCTCGTCGCCAACCTCTTCGCCCCAGGCGAGGTCCAGCGCGACCGCCGCTCCGGCCGGCGCGTCGGCGACGCAGCGCCAGCTCGTCATCGGCTTCTCGACGGAGCCCGCCCAGTTCGACCGCGCGTTCGGCGGAGGGTCCGGCGCGCGTCGATCCGCTTATGCCTTCGATCGCCAGGCCATCGTGGATGGCCTCTACGCGGGTAAGTCAGAGCCGCTGTACTTCTGGCTTCCCCTCGAGGACCAGGCCTGGGCGGCGGTCGACCGGGCGGTTACGAAGTACGCGTACGATCCGGCGCGATCAGAGGCGCTCCTTCGCGATGCGGGATGGACCAACAGCGCGGACGGGCTCGTCCACAACGGCGCCGGCCACGATCTTCACCTTCAGATCCTCAACGAAAGCCAGGACATCGAAACGGTTTTTACTTCGAGTATTCCCACTGCTCGGCGTTCCAGCCCTCGGTGTTGTCCGTCCCTCGACCCGTCACGTTCTTAAACCGATTCCCGACGGCCACGTGGTTTGTCGTATAGGCCAACGGCAGGAGAACGAGCTGGTCTGTGTACAGGTGGATGATCTTTCGTAGCACGTCCATCCGGGCCGGCCGCGGGATGGTCACAAAGTACTCGTCCACCAGGGCGTCGTAGTCCGGGTTGCTGTAGCGGGTTCGATTCTGGCCAAACCAGTTCCGATCGGCGGTCGGGATCTCTCTGCTGTGGTAGAGCGCGAACGACTCCGCCGGGAGATTGAACCCGAGGATCTCGAAGGCCGGTCGCGTGTTGCGGTATTCGCGATCCGCAACCCGCTGCTGCCCGTAGACGACCTCGTTGATGTCGAAACCGGCCTTCTTCCACATGTCGGTCACGATCTCTGCCGCCTTGACCTGGGTGTCGAGCTGATTGTTCGTGCGCGCCTCGATCGTCAGACGGCTCCCGGAGGTGTCGAGGAACATGCCGCCCGACCCGCGGGTGTAACCCAGCTCCGTCATGAGCTGCGTGACTCGGTCCGGGTCGTAGGGGTAGTGGACGATCGCCGACTGCACGTCTTTGAAATCCTTGTCGACGGGCGAGATTGGCGCCTCGTCGATCTGGGTCTTGCCATAGAGCAGATCGTCCACGATGACTTGACGGTTGATGGCGTGCAGCAGCGCCCGGCGCAGGCGTACGTCGAGAAGGAGCCGCGGCGTGGGATCGATGAACTGCGGCATGGCCACGAGCCAGCCGCCAGGATTGAAGATTACGGAGCCGTCGGACCACGAGTCTTGGATCTGGAGCGCCTGGTCGATGGAGATGCGGGCGCCGAAGGTGATCTCCGCAGCGCCCGAGAGGAGCGTGGTGATCATCGTGTTGGCGTCCGGCGCGAACTTCACTTCGACGACGTCGATCTTCGGGCGGCCCAGCACGTACGCATCGTTGGCGTCGAAGATCGCGTGGCTCCCCCGAACCAGCTCCCGCAGCTTGTATGGGCCGGTTCCCACGAACTCGTCGCTCCAATACGGCAGGTCGCGAAACGATGTCTTGTCCTTCGTATAGGGCCCTTCGAGAATGTGCTTGGGAAGCGGCAGACCCCGGGTGCGGGTGAAGAGCGTGTCCGCCCCGACAAACGGTCCAGTCCAGGTGGTGACGAACGTGCTCGCGTCTCGAACGGCGGTCGATTCGATCAGGGGATAGATCGCGTTGCCGAAGCCCGCCAGATCCGAGTCCTGACCCAGCGCAACCGTGAACTGGAGATCATCAGCGGTGAAGGGAGAACCATCGTGCCAGACGGCTCCCGGCCGAATCTTCCACGTGGTCTCCATGCGGCCGTCGGGAAGCAGCTTCCACAGCTCATTGTCCAGGCTGGGCACCTCCGTCGCCAGTTGCGGCCGCAGCTCCCCGTTCTGGTTGAAGTTGGCCATGCCGGCGTTCACCATCTCTTCCAGCGTGTCAAGGCCGGGGACCGAGCCGAGATTGGGGTTGAAACGCCCCTCGAAGTGCGGCGGGTCACCCATGATCACAGCGATGACACGAATTGGCGCGGACGCCGCTGAGGGAGCGGAGGGGTTTTTCTCGGCAGCGCCCGGCCGCGTCAGCGCGGACTGCTGGCACGCGGTCAACATCACCACGACGACGAGCCCTACCGCCGACTGCAAGCGAATACGAGCGCGCATGGGTCTCTTCCTCCGCACTGATGTCCGGTTCGCCCAGGGGCTGAGGCGAACCAAGGCAGACGCGCCAGGGCGGGACGCTCCTACTGCTCCTCCCACCCGCGAATGAATCCCGCAATGTTCAGCGGCAGCCAGGCGCTGAAGTTCTGCCACTCCCCGTATTTGGGCTCCAGCTCCCCGCGCACCGCGGCTACCATCCCGTCGGAGTTGTCGGCGAGCCCGTTCGCCCGCGCTCGCTGGATGGCGCTCGTCAGGTCAGCCACGTATTCGCGCACCTCTCGAACGGTATCTTTCGTTCCGCCGACGGGCGGATGGCCAGGGACCAGAATATCGAAATCCAGGTTCTCGTCCACCCAGCGCAGAGATTCGGCCAGGTCACCCACGTAGTAATCGGGGAGGTCTCGAAACAGAAGGGAATGGACCGGGATGAAGTCCACCGCGAAGAGGACGCGTCGATCAGGAACCAGCAGGACCAGGCTGTTGTCCGTGTGATTTCGCCCCGTGTAATACAGCTCGACGCTGGTTCCCCCGAGCGTCAGCGTTTCGTGGTCATCCACGACGAGGGTCGGCACGGGCGTCCGGGAATCGTTGCGCGCGGCGATCTTCGGCACGCCGAGGCGATGCCCGACAAAGGTCGCCGTGTCGGCAAACACATCGCCGCCGGTCGTATGGTCCGCCGAGTCATGGCTGTACACGACGTAACGAACTGGCTGGTCGGTGACCGAAGCGATGGCCCGCTTATACGCCAGCGGCCGCTCGGGCCCAGCGAGCCCGCTCGGGTCGGTGGCAATGACGCCGTCGGGAGTGACAACGAACAGCGAGATGTAGCCCTGGCTCAGGAAGTAGTAGACGCCGTCGGCCACCTGGACCGGCTCATCCGCCGGCGCCTCCTGCGCGACAACGGGTCGAGGCGTGACCCCGCAGAAGACGATTGTCGCAAGGACGTAGGCGCAGCTCAGCGCGATTCGCACGCATCCCTCCACCGATGGAAGATCGGTGAACCATCGTATCACGCCTGCGGCCACGCACGAAAATGCGATCGCGCCCCCCCGATATACTGGAACCGCGAGCCCCAATCTCTGCCGTGAGAAACTTCCCATGTCTTCGGTCCCTCCCTACCAGGTCGAGCGGCGGGCGGTCTACGTCGAGCGGCCCAACCTTCGCCTCCAGGAGCTGCAGATTAGACCGGACCAGTCAATCCCGTGGCACCTTCACCGGCGTGCGCAGGACATCGTGTACGTGGTCGAGGGCGAGGTCCGTATTTTCCTGCGCGACCCCGACGAGGAGGTGCGCCTCGGGCCCGGG
The sequence above is a segment of the Chloroflexota bacterium genome. Coding sequences within it:
- a CDS encoding MBL fold metallo-hydrolase; this translates as MRIALSCAYVLATIVFCGVTPRPVVAQEAPADEPVQVADGVYYFLSQGYISLFVVTPDGVIATDPSGLAGPERPLAYKRAIASVTDQPVRYVVYSHDSADHTTGGDVFADTATFVGHRLGVPKIAARNDSRTPVPTLVVDDHETLTLGGTSVELYYTGRNHTDNSLVLLVPDRRVLFAVDFIPVHSLLFRDLPDYYVGDLAESLRWVDENLDFDILVPGHPPVGGTKDTVREVREYVADLTSAIQRARANGLADNSDGMVAAVRGELEPKYGEWQNFSAWLPLNIAGFIRGWEEQ
- a CDS encoding class II aldolase/adducin family protein, with the translated sequence MIETFRDLGRDMFLTGLVSSHTGTMSVRTNGMMTMSRRGAMLGRLAAEDLIEFDVDGDAPEDAPDDAIVHQAIYRGTDALAVIYARPPATMALALVEDRLSPANGEGAEMLGSAPVLISQRAITSSDVAQLVARTLRENRVAALRGQGVFARGADLKDALHMVSLLDEMCRVVQIFRTLSREEAQPAAREWHERQNSLSPYRDRSKSDGAPGRRPPTHTAPSRGTNVGPRRGDGAGPRQPTDPRNGGGRRPRGPHR
- a CDS encoding cupin domain-containing protein, which produces MSSVPPYQVERRAVYVERPNLRLQELQIRPDQSIPWHLHRRAQDIVYVVEGEVRIFLRDPDEEVRLGPGQTYTVRAGRPHHVTNAGTESATFLNIQGPDTYDFVPIP
- a CDS encoding hydroxylase, with the protein product MRQTQTRDDRNAGRARKDPPRSMQPPSERDLTSAVAALAPLVAAHCDADQRDRRLAKPLVAALRASGLLRLWMPRELGGLEADPETVITLLESIAALDGSVGWNFLVGITHGSFGAYLTEEAARTIWGRDPDVIIASSFGPTGRAVVVDGGYRVTGRWSFASGIHQADWLCGGCVIADGDQPRSGSDENPERLLLFFRAEDAEILDTWHTGGLRGTGSQDFTVRDLFVPHGYGFDLLRTTGRVDGPLYRRPFLAEGNLHGVAFAAVALGIARHAIEAFVDLAGGKVPAGRSRTLLRDRPLAQLQVAQAEALVLAARAFLLDATRKAWASILEHGAASDLELARVRLALVHAGESSLRATEMMHRAGGSSAVYAKSALDRCLRDAHAASQHIQMNPEHYFTVGAILLGQSGARRETPPPSSP
- a CDS encoding ABC transporter substrate-binding protein — its product is MYAVIRGVVASVALAGLALGACSSPTSSPQARSSATAAPAGASATQRQLVIGFSTEPAQFDRAFGGGSGARRSAYAFDRQAIVDGLYAGKSEPLYFWLPLEDQAWAAVDRAVTKYAYDPARSEALLRDAGWTNSADGLVHNGAGHDLHLQILNESQDIETVFTSSIPTARRSSPRCCPSLDPSRS
- a CDS encoding IMP dehydrogenase gives rise to the protein MAAVSDRFAREGLTFDDVTLVPGRSSVLPTEVSTATHLTPEIGLRIPIVSAAMDTVTEARLAIAMAREGGIGIIHRNFSIEEQAREVDTVKRSQSGMIVDPITLEPSRPLADAVEIMERYHISGVPITENGKLVGILTNRDIRFQVDLDQEIGGLMTRQGLITVPLGTTLEEAKEILHRHRIEKLPVVDEEGRLRGL
- a CDS encoding MFS transporter, producing MSRARVVDPIGSAFSALAVRDFRYLFASNFSSQIGIWIQQVAQGWLAFQITGSATFLGLVAASRAIPNLLLTLPGGVLADRWDRRRIIATSQFVLMGNALTLFFLVTTDRIQPWHLMLIACVGGIADSANMPARQSLAPQLAGRARIANAIALNSISFNISRILGPSLAGLILAQWGIGPCYAVQAGLLVVAMGWVTRIGPAGGRLDRDEPDRASIWANLIEGVQYIKTSAPIRGVMAIAIIPIYLEIVYSQLLPVFADVVLDVGGPGLAKMVTAVGIGSMVGAFITAALSTHPRKGMIMMSVGMFSGVALIVFATSRAMPTALIALAVTGLTQAITMAMGQTIVNLMVANQFRGRVMAIYQMLWSSSPLAMVPAGWTTDHFGPSITVLISGILVVAFFAVSSRRTGVVRDFSEQAFRPPSPAPSDVG
- a CDS encoding LLM class flavin-dependent oxidoreductase, with amino-acid sequence MLDFALWDAVASAESSADVADVYEEHIRLAQRIEELGWHSYFVIEHQSAGTITAPSVYLTAVARATSRLRFGAMIWQLPFYHPIRLAEEVAMLDQLSHGRVEFGTGTGVHEHEFLRWGVNYYERASMAEEVLTIVKMAWTQDEVTYDGKYFHLDEVIPRPKPYQRPHPPIWAAVHSESSVEYAARHNYNIAKNLDTDEVVERKFNLYRKVWHESGHSGPMPRIFLMRQVHVAETDEKAHEQARQYLATGTVRVGGGPIAGTRIGWGSHPRGMGADSEKPDAVARAATMAEAARSYEFNIEHGLALVGSPETVVRQLEAGQRRLGYDLFCANHQIGRMPKGLVDRSIELFGREVIPAFKGVAAEA
- a CDS encoding ABC transporter substrate-binding protein — encoded protein: MRARIRLQSAVGLVVVVMLTACQQSALTRPGAAEKNPSAPSAASAPIRVIAVIMGDPPHFEGRFNPNLGSVPGLDTLEEMVNAGMANFNQNGELRPQLATEVPSLDNELWKLLPDGRMETTWKIRPGAVWHDGSPFTADDLQFTVALGQDSDLAGFGNAIYPLIESTAVRDASTFVTTWTGPFVGADTLFTRTRGLPLPKHILEGPYTKDKTSFRDLPYWSDEFVGTGPYKLRELVRGSHAIFDANDAYVLGRPKIDVVEVKFAPDANTMITTLLSGAAEITFGARISIDQALQIQDSWSDGSVIFNPGGWLVAMPQFIDPTPRLLLDVRLRRALLHAINRQVIVDDLLYGKTQIDEAPISPVDKDFKDVQSAIVHYPYDPDRVTQLMTELGYTRGSGGMFLDTSGSRLTIEARTNNQLDTQVKAAEIVTDMWKKAGFDINEVVYGQQRVADREYRNTRPAFEILGFNLPAESFALYHSREIPTADRNWFGQNRTRYSNPDYDALVDEYFVTIPRPARMDVLRKIIHLYTDQLVLLPLAYTTNHVAVGNRFKNVTGRGTDNTEGWNAEQWEYSK